The Procambarus clarkii isolate CNS0578487 chromosome 64, FALCON_Pclarkii_2.0, whole genome shotgun sequence genome includes a window with the following:
- the LOC138354754 gene encoding A-kinase anchor protein 5-like, which produces MDKFEGRLRTVRKVDSGKYGRLDSGKYGRLDSGKYGRLDSGKYGRLDSGKYGRLDSGKYGRLDSGKYGRLDSEKYGRLDSGKYGRLDSGEYGRLDFEKYGRLDSGKYGRLDSGKYGRLDSGKYGRSTLESTEGSTPESTEGSTLESTEGSTPESTEGWTPGKVRKARLRKVRKARTPESTEGSTPESTEGSTPESTEGSTPESTEGRLWKVRKARLRKVRKARLWKVWKAGLRKVRKARLRKVRKGGLRIVQKARLRKVRKARLRKVREGSTPDSTEGSTPESTEGSTPESTEGSTPETAADAATIAAADAATIAAAAATTIAAAEAATIAAADAATTAAVCAATIAAADAATIAAADAATIAAADAAYYSLLLMLLL; this is translated from the exons ATGGACAAATTCGAAGGTCGACTCCGGACAGTACGTAAGGTCGACTCCGGAAAGTACGGAAGGCTGGACTCCGGAAAGTACGGAAGGCTGGACTCCGGAAAGTACGGAAGGCTGGACTCCGGGAAGTACGGAAGGCTGGACTCCGGGAAGTACGGAAGGCTGGACTCCGGAAAGTACGGAAGGCTGGACTCCGGAAAGTACGGAAGGCTCGACTCCGAAAAGTACGGAAGGCTGGACTCCGGAAAGTACGGAAGGCTCGACTCCGGAGAGTACGGAAGGCTCGACTTCGAAAAGTACGGAAGGCTCGACTCTGGAAAGTACGGAAGGCTCGACTCCGGAAAGTACGGAAGGCTCGACTCCGGAAAGTACGGAAGGTCGACTCTGGAAAGTACGGAAGGCTCGACTCCGGAAAGTACGGAAGGCTCGACTCTGGAAAGTACGGAAGGCTCGACTCCGGAAAGTACGGAAGGCTGGACTCCGGGAAAAGTACGAAAGGCTCGACTCCGGAAAGTACGGAAGGCTCGGACTCCGGAAAGTACGGAAGGCTCGACTCCGGAAAGTACGGAAGGCTCGACTCCGGAAAGTACGGAAGGCTCGACTCCGGAAAGTACGGAAGGTCGACTCTGGAAAGTACGGAAGGCTCGACTCCGGAAAGTACGGAAGGCTCGACTCTGGAAAGTATGGAAGGCTGGACTCCGGAAAGTACGGAAGGCTCGACTCCGGAAAGTACGGAAGGGTGGACTCCGGATAGTACAGAAGGCTCGACTCCGGAAAGTACGGAAGGCTCGACTCCGGAAAGTACGGGAAGGCTCGACTCCGGATAGTACAGAAGGCTCGACTCCGGAAAGTACGGAAGGCTCGACTCCGGAAAGTACGGAAGGCTCGACTCCGGAAA ctgctgctgatgctgctactatagctgctgctgatgctgctactatagctgctgctgctgctactactatagCTGCTGCTGAGGCTGCTACTatagctgctgctgatgctgctactACAGCTGCTGTGTGCGCGGCCACTatagctgctgctgatgctgctactatagctgctgctgatgctgctactatagctgctgctgatgctgcttacTATAgcttgctgctgatgctgctactATAG